A window from Choristoneura fumiferana chromosome 22, NRCan_CFum_1, whole genome shotgun sequence encodes these proteins:
- the LOC141440137 gene encoding uncharacterized protein, protein MTESEKVSLAQLVVARGHAKGSITRLLNYSEKRALALELAEPAIAAPKVQFERPAMNSRPTWKAATVAAAPMAEPDLAASSEMEHTARPGSATASEKPCAFSKVKLICQNGKEIQVRALLDTGSQVSFITDNTLKILGYIPVRNETSIIGITHAENKTHFSVRLEVHSNAYPFSLPVECHVVDKITMNLPQNMIDMTTLNLPPSLKLADDTFNAPGDIQMLMGADIFFQILLPTQTEPPRQPASAAQSPPSPPCIINTLFGHIVADSQVVLSWIKTDLTKLDTYVANRVKVILQHSAQHKWLYVRSADNPADCLSREFQVEMKALRANKQIKGSLQGLHVFIDKIGTLRVGGRLQNAMIPLKAVAAKQLMGSLPSDRVNPSRPFEKVGVDYCGPISIKQSRGMLSLMFMHSTNISTASMKDSILSALALPRPSKRAVHLAMFPVATAMDGEGAGGVASR, encoded by the exons ATGACCGAGTCAGAAAAAGTGTCGCTGGCGCAATTGGTCGTGGCGCGTGGCCATGCCAAAGGCTCCATAACCCGGTTATTGAACTATTCAG AGAAGCGGGCACTGGCTCTGGAGCTTGCAGAGCCTGCCATAGCTGCACCCAAGGTGCAGTTCGAAAGGCCAGCAATGAACAGCAGGCCTACATGGAAGGCAGCAACTGTGGCAGCAGCTCCGATGGCAGAACCAGACTTAGCAGCAAGCTCAGAAATGGAGCACACAGCCCGGCCCGGATCAGCTACTGCATCTGAAAAGCCCTGCGCATTCT CCAAGGTTAAACTTATCTGTCAAAATGGCAAAGAAATTCAAGTCCGTGCTCTGCTGGACACCGGTTCACAGGTATCTTTCATCACTGacaatactttaaaaattttagggtacatCCCTGTGAGAAATGAGACATCCATAATTGGAATAACCCATGCAGAGAACAAAACCCATTTCTCTGTGCGGCTGGAAGTACATTCCAATGCATACCCATTCTCACTACCAGTAGAGTGTCATGTAGTAGACAAGATTACTATGAACCTACCACAAAATATGATTGACATGACAACATTAAACTTGCCCCCTAGTCTGAAGTTAGCTGATGACACATTCAACGCACCAGGAGACATTCAAATGCTAATGGGggctgatatttttttccagaTCCTGCTGCCAACGCAGACTGAGCCTCCACGCCAGCCTGCTTCAGCAGCACAGTCTCCACCTTCACCTCCATGCATCATTAACACTCTCTTCGGCCACATTGTAGCTG ATTCACAAGTAGTTCTGTCATGGATCAAAACAGATTTGACTAAGCTCGACACTTATGTTGCGAACCGAGTCAAAGTAATACTCCAACATAGTGCCCAGCACAAGTGGCTGTACGTCAGATCCGCAGACAATCCCGCAGATTGCCTAAGCAGAG AGTTTCAGGTCGAGATGAAGGCGCTCCGCGCTAATAAGCAGATCAAAGGCAGCCTCCAAGGCCTACACGTCTTCATCGATAAAATAGGCACGCTGCGCGTGGGCGGGCGCTTACAAAACGCCATGATACC ACTCAAGGCAGTTGCCGCCAAACAGCTGATGGGCTCTCTGCCTAGCGATCGAGTAAATCCGAGTCGGCCTTTCGAAAAGGTGGGCGTTGATTACTGTGGACCTATTTCTATAAAGCAGTCCAGA GGCATGCTCTCACTGATGTTCATGCATTCGACGAACATTTCAACTGCGTCGATGAAGGATTCGATCCTGTCTGCATTGGCGCTGCCGCGGCCGTCGAAACGCGCTGTACATTTAGCCATGTTTCCCGTAGCAACAGCGATGGATGGCGAGGGCGCCGGAGGCGTCGCTTCGCGCTGA